From one Colletotrichum destructivum chromosome 3, complete sequence genomic stretch:
- a CDS encoding Putative DNA polymerase alpha/delta/epsilon, subunit B, DNA polymerase alpha, subunit B: MAESELKEFFTSGDKGLEPDVLSELQSIMRLHELSAEDLFYKWESFCIKMDMDAMNPDIVHVRNFKKDIQDALEKSNQQQTHIKTEKRSHGTPRSGRGGDVFGMLDGLVPSTPGSGKLNKPNSLRKKAHETPTMSRVKAEIPSSSPDYKGASKMEEQLNSMQPPSSFNDRHNAGEIVELLNDHLDPPEPPICPYSEPRIKLTAASDQKKLGYKPLAMKLSEASEILDDRIDEFMHIVQEYHKLDFSEFGNAANQSTTEVIAVGRIASDAPEGKLNAASLVLEMSRRVGGGLRIPLNMRNKGYSFFPGQVVALKGINTSGNEFVVEEVLEVPLLPNAASTPAALVAHREKLRGDPDAMDTDSEPAPLSIIYASGPYTADDNLDFEPLQALCDQAADKYADALVMTGPFIDSEHPLIATGDFDLPEEAAIDPDSATMSAVFKYMFSPALNRLVSANPSITVLLVPSVRDVIDKHVSWPQDSVLKKELGLPKTARIVTNPMTLSMNEMVMGISSQDILWQLRHEELVGGRPSDPSLLSRLSRHLLEQRHFFPLFPPTDRPKLPKTGTEEGIPPGAMLDLSYLKLGEMVNVRPDVLVVPSFLPPFAKVVESVLVINPGYLSKRRGAGTYAQLTLFPPKAEAGQAETMVSHGVFERARVEIKRI, from the exons ATGGCGGAATCAGAGCTCAAAGAGTTCTTCACCTCTGGCGACAAGGGTCTCGAGCCCGATGTCCTCTCCGAGCTGCAGTCGATCATGCGACTGCATGAGCTGTCTGCCGAGGACCTCTTCTACAAATGGGAGTCTTTCTGCATCAAGATGGATATGGATGCCATGAACCCCGACATCGTGCATGTGCGCAACTTCAAAAAGGACATCCAGGATGCATTGGAGAAGAGCAACCAGCAGCAGACACACATCAAGACAGAGAAGCGCAGCCACGGCACTCCCCGCTCTGGCAGAGGCGGCGATGTCTTCGGCATGCTGGATGGATTGGTGCCGAGCACGCCTGGGTCAGGGAAGTTGAACAAACCGAACAGCCTGCGGAAAAAGGCCCATGAGACACCGACCATGTCGCGTGTTAAGGCGGAAATTCCCTCCAGTTCGCCGGACTACAAGGGGGCGTCCAAGATGGAGGAGCAGTTGAACTCCATGCAGCC TCCAAGCTCTTTCAACGACCGACACAACGCTGGCGAGATCGTTGAATTGCTGAACGACCACCTCGACCCCCCCGAACCACCGATCTGCCCCTACTCGGAACCTCGCATCAAGCTGACGGCAGCCTCCGACCAGAAAAAGCTTGGTTACAAACCGCTGGCTATGAAGCTGTCCGAGGCGTccgagatcctcgacgacaGGATAGACGAGTTCATGCATATTGTCCAGGAGTACCACAAGCTAGACTTTTCAGAGTTTGGCAATGCAGCGAATCAGAGCACCACTGAGGTGATTGCCGTCGGGCGTATCGCCTCAGACGCCCCGGAGGGCAAGCTCAATGCAGCGTCGCTGGTGTTAGAGATGTCAAGACGAGTAGGCGGTGGCCTGAGGATTCCCCTGAACATGCGAAACAAGGGATACAGCTTCTTCCCTGGTCAAGTCGTGGCCCTCAAGGGCATCAACACATCAGGAAACGAGTTTGTAGTCGAGGAAGTCCTCGAAGTACCACTGCTTCCGAACGCTGCTTCAACACCAGCCGCCCTGGTCGCACACCGCGAGAAACTCCGAGGGGACCCGGACGCCATGGATACAGACTCAGAACCCGCCCCCCTGAGCATCATCTACGCCTCAGGCCCGTACACAGCAGACGATAACCTCGACTTTGAGCCACTACAAGCTCTGTGTGACCAGGCGGCCGACAAATACGCGGATGCTCTTGTCATGACAGGGCCTTTCATCGACAGCGAGCACCCTCTGATTGCCACGGGTGACTTTGATCTCCCGGAGGAAGCGGCTATCGACCCGGACAGCGCCACGATGTCGGCCGTCTTCAAGTATATGTTCTCCCCCGCTCTGAATCGTCTCGTCTCCGCCAACCCTAGTATCACCGTCCTCCTTGTGCCCTCGGTACGCGACGTCATAGACAAGCATGTCTCGTGGCCGCAAGACTCCGTCTTGAAGAAGGAGCTGGGCCTCCCTAAAACGGCGAGGATTGTCACCAACCCCATGACGCTGTCGATGAATGAGATGGTCATGGGTATATCGTCACAGGACATCCTCTGGCAGCTGCGGCATGAGGAACTAGTCGGCGGCCGTCCCTCGGACCCGTCATTATTGTCGAGACTCAGCAGGCACCTGCTCGAGCAGAGGCATTTCTTCCCGTTGTTCCCGCCGACGGACCGCCCCAAGCTGCCCAAGACGGGGACAGAAGAGGGCATACCCCCGGGTGCCATGCTGGACCTCAGCTACTTGAAGCTGGGCGAGATGGTCAACGTTCGGCCTGACGTACTGGTCGTGCCCAGCTTTCTTCCTCCGTTCGCCAAG GTCGTCGAGAGTGTCCTAGTTATCAACCCCGGCTACCTGTCCAAGAggcgcggcgccggcactTACGCGCAGCTGACGCTCTTCCCGCCGAAggccgaggcaggccaggcGGAAACAATGGTTAGCCACGGCGTGTTCGAGCGCGCGCGGGTGGAAATCAAGAGGATCTGA